The segment ACGGAGCATACTATCGAATCTTAAATCTCTGTAACGTATATACATTTCAGTCGAATTTACACGGATCATCGTCGTAATGTTTAACGTGGTActtacaataattaaaaaataaaagaaacagattCCATACTACATCGTATGCCACTATTTTAACTAAACGTTGTTTTCATTCCATATTTACACAGAGGGACGTTCAAgcgttaagaaaattattacccCAATGAGTTAAAAGCTCTAGAAATAGTTGCCGGAAAAAAGTCGAACAGAAGTCGTCTACTAAATCTTATCGTCTCTATTTTCCTGACAAACACGATTCGATCCTAATTTCAGTGTCATGCTGCTGACATTAAATTAATCCGTTAAATGTCCATCTACCGatcaaaaaatgttttaaacatTTGCCTTTCTACTGTAAATCTATATAACGCGCAGAATCTCGATGGCAGTCCATATTTATATAGTCAAAGAGGTTGACAGATCGACGTTCAGTCGCGCCTCGTTCGCCTTGTGCCGATGAATATTTCAGTCACTCCTGGCTTCAGCTGTCAGTCCACGGGACAGGATgcgcgagaaagagaggaaagggTGGAAAGATCAAGAGAGGAGGGGGAGGTTCAGTCGCTTCTATGTATAGAGACGCATGGCCCGACGAACTTTCGACCTGAAATGACCCGGGATGCAGTCACCTCCGCGAATTTCTACCTTCCACGGTGGTAACCTCCCTCTTTAGCCCGCAACCATTTAATGATCGATTTTAATCCAGGATACTCAAACGATTGTCTATGAATAACAggaaattacatatttacctGCGTACGTCCCAGATCAACGAGCGCTTCCACGTGCATTCCGGATGATCCTTATTTAATAACTGGAACCTCCATTGAACGATCATCGTTTCgatctcctcttttttttttcctccacCTGAAATTTTATCATCAGGTTAGAGACCGTTCGAAACGTACACGAATTACTAAAACCATGGCTACTTATCGATGGCAAACGATGTTCGAGTTACTAGCGGTGTTAGTATGCCGGAATAAATGTAACAAGGCTCCTCTTGTACGATGGAACTTGTACTGTTATCGTCTTCACACGCTATAATTCGAGTTTCTTGAGAAATTCTCTcctaaaagaaagagagagagagatatatatatgtgtaagaTTTTGTCCTATATCTTGTTGCatgatttttctaaaatttattttgtttatacgGTTTTATATAGTTAATGTACAtatcgtaatttttattttattaaagacagagatttatttagaaaaatgtcGCGTAACTTATTGTATGAGTTTACGAATAAACTTTAGTCAAAGGTAAGTTGTAATACTTAAAGATTACTCTTTTACTTGTTAAAAGTATTTAGTAATTTAActtgtaacatataaaattaaaataaaaaattaattaagaagaaCGTCTGTGTAAtagaattttactttttacaagctacgatttgtaatttgtagattcattaatattaataattgataaattatcgtGCAAGAAGATATGCCAcggtaaatttcattaataatattggCATATATTAAAAGATTCGTATGTACATTAACAGAGGAGTTTAAGAACATGTTACCAGAACcgatattatgtattatgatataacgacatatgtacatacatataccaTATTACCATATTACTTTGAGCGATAATCTCTTTCGACGTAATTGAGTAATTAATTGCGGCTCGAAATTGCTGGCCGTCGTCATTTGCAAGAATAAAATGTACGtgttaaatgtaattaaatttaataaagaattaggTGAGAATGAAGCTAATGTATACGATATCATTAAAAGTGTCTGATTTAAACTCTAATTACAAATTAGAACAAATTCTACGGTGtactaaataaatttaattattcattacgCCATTTTTCcctatttataaattttatcgttaCAATTTTGCATCGTTATTCACATTTGAAGTTAAATCAACTTTTGTGAGATTTAACGTCGCGTGAAGTACAGAAACTGATTTCGCAGGATATCTATACGATGAATTAAATTGAGGATAAGTGCAACTGTCAACTGACGTCGACTGCTTTTCGTGAATATTCATTTGCATCGTGAAAGGATCGTTGAACTTCACAATTGGATTTATAAAATGGAATTGTATAGATACCCTTCACGTTTCCAAAGAGAAtgtatcattatattataatcgatCGTTTATACAATGGTTGaacatttcaatttaatttatgtttttgtaattttcttttgcaTTTGGTCCTCTCTGATCGTTAGACCGataaaatggaatatttgaatttatgaTTGCCTTTGCATGGAGTACTTAAATTTCTCTTATCTTGTTGATAAGAAAATTTCTCGTTATTGAATCGTTGTCATATAAATCTTAAgattttttagtaattttttaataattctttaatctGTCTTTCGCTCAATGTGAATAGACGAATAACATATGTGAAGCTTCTatgattattttgtattaccAAACTTAATTAATCCTTCGTGATATAAATATGAACTCCTTTGGAATAGCaattatggaaaatatattacaattattgcAAAAGTGGATATAGTGattggatatatatatatatatatatagaaaattcaatttattttaattaacgaagTTTTAGCGTGTTTTAACCGCAATTAAAAGTAaacaacgaaataaattagaaCATAACAAAACACTATCGGTGGTTGTTCTTTCGTCTGGCGGCAGCTCGATAAAATGCACATATCTGCGCACACAAATGcaatctatatataaatttacaataccgttaaaattattgaaaatattcgtttctcgatatatactatactcGGGTTTCGTTCTATGTAATGCGTTTGATAACCATTTGTTGTTACATTTCGTAAAagttagaaattttgtaaactgTTGAACAAAATTGACATCTTGTATCAGGAATGCATGAGCTTCGAAGAGGTATTCTTTATTTTGCACAAAAACGGACTTCGTAACCGCGCGATTTTAGCTACCTTTCACTCGCGTATTAAAATCACGAGTTACATAGATTTTCGCGttcttggaatattttaatgttctaataatttcaaataattataaagaaCATTAAAACgctttattttgtatttaaattaatttttatgtaaagtaaaaatataagcAGTAGAAGATTATAtgagaaataaatagaatataatattcatttaatttgATCTATAGTTAATATTATAGATTTATAATTAGATGCAGTTTATCTGATTAGTGAGACACGTGGTGCTAGTTTGATATTAGTCACGTGTATAATCACGTGTTCATGGAgcataatataatttacatgtaaagtacaaaatttGACATGAATGAGGACAACGAATCGAATTTACGAAAGCTTTTCATAGAATCATTAGCGAGCgataatgtttttataataGCAACGACAGTAGATACAGGTAGCTAAATGTTccctaattaataaaattaaaggcACGTGGTTACTTAGAGTAACCTATAAATCGTCTAATTTTAGGTTTCGAGTGGCAAGCAGTGGATGAATGCAAagaaaaattagataaaaatgttaaagttGTTAAGGAACGCGgcaagatttattttaatgtatattgGAGTCAATTCGCACaagtaatattatttactgtttattttaaaactgatgtttttaatatataaatttatttctgtgaaataaaattattattgcacagaattaataatattattttatttgagtTGTAATTTTAGGTACAAGAAATGAGATCAATagacaatatttatattgtcgCAGatgttagaaaatttgaattctcAGGAAATAGCAAAGAAGctgatttacaattatttaaagatgCTGTGCATAATGatatgaaattagaaaaagcTTTGAATGCTTGGAAAAGTATTACTGGTTTTCAAGGGAAAATATATCCAACGACTGATGAATATAATATAGCAGAAAAAGATCGTAAGCTTTGTAACACAACTGTTACACCAATCACAgttaaaggaagaaaaagagggcaAAATCCATCTGACACTAAGGAAGatgaaatattaagatatagaGTAACATGTGAAAGAACTGGAAAACATACATTTGAATCAGCAGAGGTTGCCAGAGCTATTGGAGGAGAATTGCAAGATAAATATCTGTGGCTTGTGGATCTATCAACATATTATTTAGAAGTAGTTTGTAAAGTAATTGACAGtaagtgaaataaattaatatgtgGTTGCTTTTTATTGTAAAGGATAATATGCATTTTATCATAAATAGATGAATTGATAACACAGTTACGTATTACACATGAATCTAAGCATCATAGGAATATCATGTGTTTTGGACCAACTACGCTTAGAGCAACTGTATGTTATAATTTGTTAAGATTAGCTCATCCTAATCCAGGAGACATAATAATTGATCCAATGTGTGGTAGTGGTTCCATCCCAATTGAGGTAATACAGACACATACATTTGTATATCaatgtaacataaatatattatgttaaagataaaaactattaatattgaaaattacagGCAGCTTTAGTATATTCCCAATCTTATATTATTGGAGGGGACAATCATCCAAAAGCTGTACATAACACAAAATCTAACATAGATGCATCTTCCTCTAAATGTAAAATTGACTTACTACATTGGAATGTTTCACAATTACCTTTTAAAGATTCCTTTGTTGATATTATTGTTACAGATATGGTAttgaagtatttaaatattatcttataacatttttattatacgttaccctatttatttactttatcaaATAATCCTTATAGCCATTTGGGAAAAGGAGTGGACGAATGATGGACAATAGAATACTTTATAAGCAATTCTTGATAGAGTTAGGACGAATTATGAAACCCTTAAGAGGTCGGAGTGTTTTACTCACTTATGACAGGCGCAGCCTTAGTATGGTatgctattaaaattttgaaatcaaatttttgtagaaTTATGATTGAGGTTGTTTTCTTTGTTACAGGCTTTACAAGCAGCTGGAGATTTGTTCTATGTAACAAAAACTTTGGGTGTAAACATAGGTGGTCTTCAAGCTGCAGTTTATGTCTTAAAACGAACAGATATACCCTATGAACAATTTAAACCGAAAGTTATTAAACACATGATGtgcaaaaagaaataaggtATTCTTATTAACTCatgtaaaaagataaatttaaatatctttattttatatctacaAGTTCACATTTTgtaaaagtttaataaaaggaaatttttatatttcttataaaagcGCTTTTCATTGTTCATAATAAAACACTCctctatattaaataataaactttataagaaaaattttcttctgcTCGTTTCCATATCATGTCTTTTTCCTTGTATAATCCATTCGTATTCTCCATATTTGCTGTCAAATGTTCCATGTTGTAGTGACCTCAATTTTAGGGTAAATCGAGGTCCTAACTCTCTCAATCTGGGTTTATTCCTTTCCATGTCAAATTGATATCTGTAATATCATTTGTGTAATTGTTTGTTCATTAAGCATTCTACCACAATAAAGCCTAAATTATTATACCTATGATGCCTGAAGAATATATAGTCTCTTTGATTATGGAATGTTACCACTCTCCTGCCTTTAAATTCAGGTTCATAATGAAACAGTGCCCCTAACATTCTACCAATTGTACAACCTAAGCGAGtagtgaaattatttaaaataacttcTGGTCTATGTTCAGAAATTTCTTTGTGACTACGTTTTAAATCTACTGTTAATTTAACATTGCTAAGTTTAAAATGTGCTGTTGGTCCATCAGGTAAATGAATAAGTAACAAAccatctaaaaatatttataaggaaaacattaaatataaaaataatacgaaattgtTCTAAATAATTCagttataaatgtatacaaaGCATACTTGGTTTGCACTGATCTTCATTAACAATTACAATATCAGTGAAATTCCTTGCTATAGCactttttaccattttttttACTCCAGAACGGTTTCTATATAAAGAGATAGAATTCGGTATTATCCTTGTTAATTCTCTGCCAAAAATTCTGGTTTTTCTCGTAGGATTGTCAGAAAAGCTAATCAAAACTTTAGGTTCGTAAGCATGCTTATAAAAAGGAGCAAATTCATCATGTTCAAAATCAACTTTAAGCTCTGTATTCTCTTCATCATCAAGATCACCAGAAACAGTAGTTTCATCTTTCTCCCTTAAGCTCTCAAGAGTATGTGGTACTTGTTTTGGAACACCTTCTtgaattcttttcttcttggCTTCTTTTTTGGCctttgctttttctttcattaacTTCAGACATTTTTGATGTCGAACTGCCTTGCATTTTATGTGATTAAAGTTGCTGTCAGATGGCAAAATAACCTCTGATGTTTTGTGTTCTGAAGTACTTGGttcttcttccctttcctCTCGTTGAACTCGACTCAAAGGATTTATTCGTAAATTTTTGAGcttcattttcataaattatttgttttattttgatataaagTTATTACTTAGTACCATGTGCAGCCAAATATCTTACACGTGAATACGACTCGATAGTCAGGTTATAATAGGTTACCATTTACTATCGAGTTGCAGTTCTTTGCCGCCAATTTTCAAACATCGCTCGACGAAAATTTCGAAGATAATTGTATATCTTTATTTCacattaaaacatttaaatatatatatatatacctatatatacgttttatcttaacataaacaatatttttgatcatttttatagattatttaatttatgtacAGAATgccaaaaaattatttgtcatGCTTTTGGAAGGTGACTACATTTTCGGATCAGTAGAGATCTGTTAAAAGAATAAACCGCAAAATTGACCTGATTTTCAAggttaaattctttttttattatatcacaAAGAACGAAAGTCACTTAGGAACCACAACTTAACCATTtgtctgaaaaaaaaaaaaaaatggaaatttcattagttttTAACAACCAACAGATATTCGCTTTTCCAAAGGTCAAAGAATTACCTCCAAAAAACTatgacaaataattttttgacaTCCTGTACATGTAAGTGTAATATTaggataaaattttttatacatagaATTCGGCTAAAGTTTAACTACAGTACAGCTACAGTTTAACAGTACAGCTTATTGAAATaggtttaaaatattatttcttatacacaaatattaaatgttatgcttggaaattattatgaacacgtatataataaaacactTCATGGGAATGAATCCTGTTTTTGAATACCCCTTTGACATTACAATGTTCTACTTAAAAGAATTTCACTGTTACCCATAATATGAAAAAGACAAGTATTGAAAACAACATTAAATATAAGATGTAGTAAGTATGACTTCCTTTAGATAAACGTAATACACGTGTAACTGCGTTTGTTAATGAACCACTTGTCCTTTCAACATCTTCATCCTGATAACAAAAAGTTTCTTCTATATACTTCTATCTTCTATATACTCAGTAGATTTTTATCTACACTAATGTGTTATTCACCATTCCACGGAGCATTTTATCCTGATATTCTACTTCATTTCCAATGTCAATCGACAGTGATTTTAGGGCATGGATTTTGTCTTTCAAATGATCTGTCATTCTTTCATTCTCATCTTCCAAATCTCCATGGTTCGATGTAGTTGGTACTGGTTCATAGGCATAATCtatcataaaatatcaaatcatattaagttataacaattaaacattatattgaACTTTGAACATAGGTTAACCTACTTGTATGAATCCTTCGCATTTTGTTCTCAATTTTGGCGGTTAACTAATGTACTTTTGCAGGAAAAAAGTTATAGTGAATCTAAACAATAAAAGTGtcacaaaatattaatacaataaaacataaattaaacaaacaactgatattttaattataaatattacttaatatttgtaaaatatctatcgtttcttttaatatatctttttactatttttaaatactttgataaaaaattgaaacacaTATAAACATGAGTTTTATAagttgaaatttgtatttttaattcacaTAAAGTTTGAATTAGAAAGTAACATGTCATATGCAATATTGCAACAAAttgtttgttttaatttatattatatatccacgaaattaataaaaatatttaaactgtTTTCATACATATTGATTATGTTAAAACACAATCGCAAACCATGCGAAAAGAACTGTCAAGGAAGCGATCAAATAATGTACgttatacacatatgtatacgttaaacgtagTGAGTAGTGATGCATGTACATATGACGTATATATGTCAACGTCAACGTCGCGTTACGGTTATGATCATGATATGTAATTAGCACTGATCATCATTATCAATCAGGGTTGCCAACTTCGAAGTTCGAAGTTTTAACCTACTTTAACTTGAATTTCAAATATGATGTAAAGTGTTCAAACTATTAACAGTCAAATAAATATGATTgtactatttaaaattacggttttgaaataaataatattgaaatcaaTGTATAGCTTTTATgagaatatatttctatttgaaaaaGGACTATCACTATCAAAATGCTGAACTTCTAATCTGTATATTAAATTGatccaatttatattttatcgataaagTATTCTCTGCTGATCATGGGACATTAAACTTTACCAAAATTtgctttttattatcattagtACATTTATGACGGTTAAGGGTTTCATATAAGTTTAACATAAAGTAAGGATTTCGATTAATTCATAATgtattgtttatattaatttttggtaAATTGTAGTATCATACAATTATCTTATGATGTTTCTTCTCgattttattatcaattacaatattatgttaaatataaagGCACAAACAATGAAAAGTAGTTATCTAATTTCTAGATTCCTACGAGTCTATTACTTGATTCAGTACTATCTTTGATACATAGTCGTCACTTAACGTTAATATAAATCCTTAACGATAGGAATACTCATTATAGCGTTAAACCTAAATCTTTGATGTTGAACTTAAATACGTTCGTTATTTCTAGATATTCACAACCCTATGTAAGAATACGTTCAACGTTAAGATTATTCTTATACATCCAATTCCTAACACGAGGGTAACACAGATAAACGaggaatgaaatgaaattacatcttttgcattttgttatatataatataatatataatatatatatatatatatatactgtatcctgaaataatttcaacaacTATTAAACTTAGTAAATTTTCCTCGTATGCCCTCCGATATTTTGTTGTTATGTACGgatgatatatatttatactttcacATCTATAACATTTCTACTTCAACATCGAACGATCACCAATAGGTTCTACAAATTTCTTCGTATATAAATTCAACATTATAGTCACGGGAATTAGAAATCTCGTATTTGTGCACCATATAATCATTACACATATTGTATCGTTTTCCTCTATGTGTATCAGTACACAATTATTTTACTGATAGTTTGATCCCCAGGATTTAACGGAAATTAGGCCTGACAGTTACAGAATATGTTATAGAGTAGATATAAGAAAAACTTTCTGCGACAAGAAATTCGGATTGTTTGTTgattcattcttttttttttttttggaatgtTCAATGCCACAGGATGTTGGAAGACATTACGTACTTAATTCTTTCCCTGTGTGGGctcgtatttatatataagaaatttttttgtaCTTTCACACAtggtttttaaaaatgtaaaaattgaattttgaagTTAACCATTTAGTCATCGTGAcatcgtataaaatttattaacaatgaAAATGGATCCATCTTTTACTCTGATAGCACCTAGAAagaagtttcaaattttatacaaatccCTTCTATCTACTAACGATATGAAACAACACGTTTCACAGATACCCTTCCTATGGACTAACTTTACAAAACATCCTCAAACTTTTTTTGAATAATTGTATACAAAGTTGAGCAGTTAAATACACAtcttaaattaaatgtttgcGCTGAGACTGACGAATGATTAGGCAAGAATATGATTGTTTcatcataaaaaattaaaatcctaaaatattataaatcgacGATAAATACTAAAACACGTTAGCAATAAATATAGGAAACACGGAACGCCGATTGTATTATTGCTTATTTGTATGATGCgattataattcaaattatttactaGTAcgttaaatatcaataaaaaaaagtcttcgaatattgtaaattatttagcAGAATATTTTGAGGTGTTTAAGGAAACTGTTGAAGAATGAATTCGCCTGGATGGAGCTGGGCTTACTGGAGCTGAAGGGGAAGGGCCGGTAGGTGTTGTTGGTTTGGAACTTCTTCTACTACGTCTCATCGATGAATATGGACTTGTTCCTCTATTCACGCGCTCGTGTGCATAGAGTAATACACCGATATCTCGATTGCCTGCTTCTAACGCAATTTTTAGAGCGGAACTACCATCTATATCAACGATCGATGGATCACAGTCTGGATGCGCAAGTAACAATCGTACGATGTCCGTGTGCCCATGTTCCGCGGCACACATTAAAGCTGTACTGCCATCTTCATCTTGAATGTTAACCGCAGCTCCAGCATCCAGAAGTAACTGTGTCATGTCTTTGCGACCATGAGATACTGCCAACATCAAGGCAGTTTGACCATGCTGAAAAAGATTGTAAATTTTAAGTATACAAAAAAGgcaaaaagtaaaattatactaAAGTCATTACTTAAGGTACTCACTAATTTTGCTCGAATATTAACATCTGCAAGCTGGAATAACCTGTTAGCTACTGAAGCATGAGTGGAATTTCTGACTTCAGCAAGAGCTGCCAACATCACAGCCGTGTATCCGGCCACATTTGCTTTGTTAATATCGCAAACTTT is part of the Bombus fervidus isolate BK054 chromosome 7, iyBomFerv1, whole genome shotgun sequence genome and harbors:
- the LOC139989155 gene encoding tRNA (guanine(6)-N(2))-methyltransferase THUMP3 — its product is MNEDNESNLRKLFIESLASDNVFIIATTVDTGFEWQAVDECKEKLDKNVKVVKERGKIYFNVYWSQFAQVQEMRSIDNIYIVADVRKFEFSGNSKEADLQLFKDAVHNDMKLEKALNAWKSITGFQGKIYPTTDEYNIAEKDRKLCNTTVTPITVKGRKRGQNPSDTKEDEILRYRVTCERTGKHTFESAEVARAIGGELQDKYLWLVDLSTYYLEVVCKVIDNELITQLRITHESKHHRNIMCFGPTTLRATVCYNLLRLAHPNPGDIIIDPMCGSGSIPIEAALVYSQSYIIGGDNHPKAVHNTKSNIDASSSKCKIDLLHWNVSQLPFKDSFVDIIVTDMPFGKRSGRMMDNRILYKQFLIELGRIMKPLRGRSVLLTYDRRSLSMALQAAGDLFYVTKTLGVNIGGLQAAVYVLKRTDIPYEQFKPKVIKHMMCKKK
- the LOC139989156 gene encoding probable ribosome production factor 1, with protein sequence MKMKLKNLRINPLSRVQREEREEEPSTSEHKTSEVILPSDSNFNHIKCKAVRHQKCLKLMKEKAKAKKEAKKKRIQEGVPKQVPHTLESLREKDETTVSGDLDDEENTELKVDFEHDEFAPFYKHAYEPKVLISFSDNPTRKTRIFGRELTRIIPNSISLYRNRSGVKKMVKSAIARNFTDIVIVNEDQCKPNGLLLIHLPDGPTAHFKLSNVKLTVDLKRSHKEISEHRPEVILNNFTTRLGCTIGRMLGALFHYEPEFKGRRVVTFHNQRDYIFFRHHRYQFDMERNKPRLRELGPRFTLKLRSLQHGTFDSKYGEYEWIIQGKRHDMETSRRKFFL
- the Bet1 gene encoding blocked early in transport 1; translated protein: MRRIHTNYAYEPVPTTSNHGDLEDENERMTDHLKDKIHALKSLSIDIGNEVEYQDKMLRGMDEDVERTSGSLTNAVTRVLRLSKGSHTYYILYLMLFSILVFFILWVTVKFF